The DNA sequence CAAACACCGAGAAGATTCGACAGGCTCACCTCCTTTGACCTTCGGCCCAGCGCGAGCGCGACCATCTCTCTGGAGAATCCGccggcctcctcctcctccttctcctcttcGATCCCTTCGAAGTGAAACCAAAACTCAATCTCGTGAGGCGAGCACACGCAGTGAGCGACTCGAAGGACGATGGGGCTCTTCGAGCTCGCCGTGGCTGGCGGCGGATTCATCTCCATCGGCGCGCTCGAAGCTCTCGCAGCGTCGGGCTCGCTCGCGCGCCGGACGGGCAGCCCTGGCCCTCCCTCGCCTCTCGGCCCGATCGCCTCTTCTACGCCGCGATCGCCGCCCCGATCGAGGACGAAGATAGGAACGTCCTTGATCTCACTCGTTTCGGTCTCCGTTCTCTCCATCCTGTTCGTAGTCAACTCCCTGATCTCGGTCACGGACGCGGCCGGCGCGCGCGACCGCGTCGGTTCGGCTCTCCAGTTGCAAGTCGTGCCGGTGGCGGCGCTGTTCTTGCTGTACTCGGTTGCTGGAATTTTAGTCAATTTGTTGAGCTCGTTTCCTTTGAGCTCTTCGTTGGTCGATGTGATTGCTCTGTTCGCTTTCGTGGAGGAGTTCTTGGTATATTACTTCCAGAGGAAGGACACGAGTGGGATTGAGAACAGGTACTTCGATCTCATGCTCGTGCCCATCACGATATGCACGTTCTCTACGATTCTCGGGTTGAAATCCCCGAAATCGGCGTTCCCAAGATTGGCGCGAGCTGTGGGTTTGGTGCTCCAGGGAACGTGGTTTTTGCAAATGGGGTTTTCTTTTTACACCGGCTTGGTTGCGCATGGGTGTTGGTTGCATGGGAAGAGTAGAGGGAATTACACGGTTAAGTGCAAGGGGCATCCTGAGTATCATAGGGCTAGAGCGATCGCAACGCTTCAGTTCAATTGCCATCTTGCTCTGCTTGTGACTGTAGTGGTCGGGGTTTACTCCCTGATCGCGCAGAAGAATGGGATCCAAGGGGATTTTGCAAAGTACAGGCCCTTAGGGATAGAAGTTCAGAGCTTGGGCAATCATGCCCAGTTTACTCTGGACTCTGATGAAGATGTGGATGACGGGATCAGGGAAGAGGAGAATGCGGGGAAGCCGAAGGGTGCTGCGATAGAGTTGAGTGCCAATGGATATGGTTCCCACCATTGAGGGGAGAGATAATGAAGTTTCTTGTTTGAGAAGGCTGACTTCATGATATCAATTTGCCAAGTGCTTAGAGAAGATGAACCCGATTCTTGCTGTACAAAGTGAACTGAGGTAGCTTTTATGTTGGTTTTCGGTTCTGTGCAAAAATTTTCAGTTGCTATAGTTTCCTGCTGCAATGGTCGAGCTAATTCTTTCATGTTTGTGATATGTATCGAATTTCTGTCTCTGTTTGGATCAGGTCAGAAACCCTCTACCGAAATGGGGGAAGCATATAATAAAATTCAAACTCTTTGAGTATGGTTCCCATTGACATGATCACCATTGTCAATCCAGTTTCAGTtgccttcctttctttcatttGGTTCTTCTGGTTCGTCTGATCAAGTAGATAGGAGAACTATATTTTCGATAGGTGGAGGAGACGAGCATGGGAAAGTGTAGTCAACCATCTAGGAAAGATCCAAAGTCTTTCTGATGATAGCAAGATGAACCAAAATTGGTTCAGCATGCATGGGCTAGCTGCTGCAGTTAGCATCTCAACTTATGGAAAGCTTGCCATGAATGCCTAAGCTTGACCTTATGCTCACCGTTCTCTTGCTTTATTGCCAGTATGTGTCACATTCGGTTGGAGAAGCAAAACTGACCAATTCGTTTGTCATCCCATCTTCTCTTGTTGTCAAGTTTGCTAGAGGTTATGAAGTGGTTTGCTACCTTTCTTACCTTAATGTCCTTAGAAGATGCAGTTTCGATTTCTGTGTGTCATATTTGATACGTCTGTGTTCTGAGTAAGCACCTGGTGGCATTGACCCCTCGAAAGCGATTAGAGCTTCTTCATTCCTCTGTCTCTTCTGGCAGCTGGTGATAGATTACAAGCTAAGATATGCTCGGGCATACTGTAGCTTGATCATGCTGCGACAAACTCATTTGCTGGATTCAGACATGATTTGAGTCACTTGAAGTTACAGCAATGAATCAGAGTGAGATACTTGATTTGGCATTAGTTGCAtcgttttgttttttacaggttTCCTTAAAATAAGTAAAAGCACGAGGTGATTTTGAAATTACTCGTTAGTCTGGCTTTTCTTACCTCTGGAAACAATTGCATAACTAGATTGAGGATCAGTATTTGGTTCACTGCGACCTTGactttaggctccgtttgtttcacggaaaatgatttttcaaaaaaccatTTTCCGGAAAAATGGCAATATTTCCCAGTGTTTGgttgaaatctgaaaaaaaaaggggtaaatATTCTCCGTCGTTTATaaagaaatgtttgatttgattttcttaaataCACATACATTATTCGGCGTTAGTGTCTTGCACATGGCCATTCGGGGAACCAGGCACGGGAACCAAGATCTTGGGTTCAGCCTTGATGGACCCTTACCTTGGCATCGAGGACTCGGCCAAGGCAACTTGGGTCTTGAGCAAGAGCGCATGTACCTGTGCAAGACTTGTTGGCGCCTCGGCCGAGGTCCATAGTGCCCGGGCTCGAGGCCTCGGTGCTCTTGCTTGAATCCTCGGCACCTAGGCTGTGGTCCACAAAGGCCGAGCATAGGAAAGAGCCCATAAAGGCCGAGGGAAGAAACCCGATGACCCAGGTCCCAGGTGCTCAAGCTCGGGTcctcgacacttgaattctgtTCCATCAAGGCTGGCTTGTGGACATTGGTGCCCGTGCCTGTGTACTCGATGATCAGGCCCGGGTCCTTGACAACTAGGCTCGGGTCCATCGAGGTAGAGTGTGGGACCCCTGGTTGCTGGGAACTGAGCCTAGGACCTGTGGTTGTGAATGAGCTCAGCCACAACATCGATGGACAGGGGTTTGGCATTGGAGACTCGAGCACGATCATGGATCGGGCATAAATACCGAGGTCCCTGGCCTCGAACTCGGTGGACTCAAATTAGGGCG is a window from the Rhodamnia argentea isolate NSW1041297 chromosome 8, ASM2092103v1, whole genome shotgun sequence genome containing:
- the LOC115741325 gene encoding uncharacterized protein LOC115741325 produces the protein MGLFELAVAGGGFISIGALEALAASGSLARRTGSPGPPSPLGPIASSTPRSPPRSRTKIGTSLISLVSVSVLSILFVVNSLISVTDAAGARDRVGSALQLQVVPVAALFLLYSVAGILVNLLSSFPLSSSLVDVIALFAFVEEFLVYYFQRKDTSGIENRYFDLMLVPITICTFSTILGLKSPKSAFPRLARAVGLVLQGTWFLQMGFSFYTGLVAHGCWLHGKSRGNYTVKCKGHPEYHRARAIATLQFNCHLALLVTVVVGVYSLIAQKNGIQGDFAKYRPLGIEVQSLGNHAQFTLDSDEDVDDGIREEENAGKPKGAAIELSANGYGSHH